A genomic region of Roseateles amylovorans contains the following coding sequences:
- a CDS encoding ATP-binding protein: protein MRAKKNEDDREDEHFRDAVARRQSLYSAEALRRGAAVDEAIAMHPQFLAGLNAIDRAFQLGRALSTPTGVCIVGPAGVGKSTLLEYFLASLPPNDLFEAGRGAIRIRMPKSPILGSTIEAILSALRYPFPKTNNAQIAIKRQNSLDALRQYRTHVLLVDEAHNLCRPTTSKGACGDEGTPVTEYLRQIVDHRVGLVLCGGAGLLQLQDRDKYLHSRCASAVEFKRFDYDRDWMSVISQLVSQCPEHGMATLLSHANSDRLQRATRGSLRWLKMLVIEAVLISTDKGRTELADEDLRAAFDRALAGLQGLANPWRDK, encoded by the coding sequence ATGCGCGCTAAAAAAAATGAAGACGACCGTGAGGACGAGCATTTCAGAGATGCCGTCGCCCGCCGCCAATCCTTGTACTCCGCGGAAGCGCTGAGGCGCGGAGCGGCCGTGGATGAGGCCATCGCAATGCACCCTCAGTTCCTAGCTGGACTCAATGCTATTGATCGGGCATTCCAGCTCGGCCGAGCCTTGTCAACGCCGACGGGCGTCTGCATCGTCGGCCCTGCTGGGGTTGGAAAATCCACCTTGCTGGAGTACTTCCTTGCCTCTTTGCCACCCAACGACCTCTTCGAGGCTGGACGCGGTGCGATCCGCATTCGCATGCCGAAGAGTCCCATTCTCGGTTCGACGATTGAGGCGATCCTTTCTGCCCTTCGCTACCCATTCCCGAAGACAAACAACGCCCAGATCGCTATCAAGCGCCAGAACTCACTAGACGCGCTGCGGCAGTACCGCACGCATGTCCTCCTCGTTGACGAGGCCCACAACCTTTGTCGCCCCACAACTTCCAAGGGGGCATGTGGTGACGAGGGAACGCCCGTGACCGAATATCTCCGACAGATCGTAGACCATCGAGTGGGGCTTGTGCTCTGCGGCGGAGCAGGGCTGCTACAGCTTCAGGATCGCGATAAGTACTTGCATAGCCGCTGCGCGTCGGCCGTCGAATTCAAGCGATTCGATTACGACCGTGATTGGATGAGCGTCATCAGTCAATTGGTGTCTCAATGCCCCGAGCACGGCATGGCGACGCTGCTGTCGCACGCCAATTCGGACCGCCTGCAACGTGCGACCCGCGGAAGCCTGCGTTGGTTGAAGATGCTTGTCATCGAAGCCGTCCTGATTTCTACGGACAAGGGTAGGACGGAACTCGCCGACGAAGATCTGCGGGCAGCGTTTGATCGAGCGCTTGCCGGGCTACAGGGCCTAGCGAACCCTTGGAGGGACAAGTGA
- a CDS encoding transposase family protein — translation MGIYVVAVGLVVRDGQRTWRFERALDDERKTVVFLDELTHAPRTMSLAELHRLVDSGRLSVDRGDSPSLLRTTGRPAALISTVEDLRPDVRAEIERRHRYLLYLRKLGITRGQRKRITQAIDRLAGKLPLQAAGKEALDPRPPSASAVMDWMRRSELSGGNLAALVHRSSIRISGPRANPRVREAAQDLIGDHYLQRKRPVLTETKLLIDRKLSALAQAGEVPHDEARISMSTVKRMVLAVPPFERDVARFGPAYAKNKWRYSLAGLRVTRPLERYEIDHTILDVVVIDDTSGMPLGRPTITLIVDSFSGYVAGFFISFWGAGLASALAALKVAIAPKHDVTADQGLGQPWLPYGIPMLIVADNGLEFHSPQFHAVAMHLGTDLEFCPTRQPWFKPVVERTLGTLNLYLPASGRVEKPRNNYLPLRADKTAAITFGALCRGILKAVVEILPFERNARTLCRPFEKFSEGMEGLLPPSLPTSTEELNLIVAQSDTATVNHEGVVKNYLRYHSDGLRDLQRATGAKFSTTIKLDPNDISKLYVRDPVSGAWLCVPSCRPEYTTGLSIVQHKAIRARVKGDLNQRNADEMLIRSKLELIDEWNTQHIRGRRLKPTQLRGLAQLTSGHVLGPKPERGLAGGDSQPRLITESELRPMPTDIPTFEPIALRRRDAR, via the coding sequence ATGGGGATCTATGTTGTAGCAGTTGGCTTGGTAGTGCGCGATGGACAGAGAACATGGCGCTTTGAACGCGCTCTCGACGACGAGAGAAAGACCGTCGTCTTTCTCGATGAACTGACCCACGCACCTCGCACCATGTCCCTGGCGGAGCTGCACCGCCTGGTGGACTCCGGCCGGCTGAGCGTCGACCGCGGCGATTCGCCCTCGCTGCTGCGAACTACAGGACGACCCGCCGCTCTGATCTCGACCGTTGAAGACCTGAGGCCGGACGTCAGGGCTGAGATAGAGCGTCGGCATCGCTATTTGCTTTACCTCAGGAAGCTCGGCATCACGCGTGGGCAGAGGAAGCGCATTACCCAGGCGATCGATCGTCTTGCAGGCAAGCTGCCGCTCCAAGCGGCGGGCAAGGAAGCCTTGGATCCCAGGCCGCCAAGCGCCTCGGCGGTCATGGACTGGATGCGTCGCTCGGAGTTGAGCGGAGGAAATCTCGCGGCACTTGTCCATCGATCTTCAATCCGAATCTCCGGCCCACGCGCCAACCCTCGGGTCAGGGAGGCCGCACAGGATCTGATCGGCGACCACTATCTCCAAAGAAAACGGCCCGTGCTGACTGAGACCAAGCTTCTCATCGATCGCAAGCTGTCGGCGCTCGCGCAAGCGGGCGAAGTTCCGCATGACGAAGCCCGCATCAGCATGTCGACGGTCAAACGCATGGTGCTGGCGGTTCCCCCATTTGAGCGAGACGTGGCCAGATTCGGCCCAGCCTACGCGAAGAATAAATGGCGCTACTCGCTCGCTGGTCTGAGAGTCACCCGTCCGTTGGAGCGCTATGAAATCGACCACACCATCCTCGACGTGGTTGTCATTGACGATACGTCAGGTATGCCGCTTGGGCGGCCGACCATCACACTCATCGTTGATTCCTTCAGCGGGTACGTCGCCGGCTTTTTCATCAGCTTCTGGGGCGCGGGCCTCGCCTCAGCGCTTGCTGCCCTCAAAGTAGCGATCGCTCCCAAGCACGATGTGACAGCCGACCAGGGTCTTGGCCAACCATGGCTGCCCTACGGAATTCCCATGCTGATTGTGGCGGACAACGGTCTGGAGTTCCACTCGCCGCAGTTCCACGCCGTCGCCATGCATCTGGGGACCGACCTTGAGTTCTGCCCGACTCGGCAGCCGTGGTTCAAACCAGTTGTTGAGCGGACGCTTGGAACGCTCAACCTCTACCTACCCGCGTCCGGCCGCGTGGAGAAGCCCCGAAACAACTACCTCCCGCTTAGGGCCGACAAGACTGCGGCCATCACCTTTGGGGCACTGTGCCGAGGGATCTTGAAGGCGGTTGTAGAAATCCTTCCGTTTGAGCGCAATGCAAGGACGCTGTGCAGGCCGTTCGAGAAGTTCTCGGAAGGCATGGAGGGACTGCTTCCGCCATCTCTTCCGACAAGCACAGAGGAGCTGAATCTGATCGTGGCGCAGTCCGACACAGCCACGGTCAACCATGAAGGGGTCGTCAAAAACTACCTGCGCTACCACTCCGATGGCCTTAGGGACCTACAACGCGCTACGGGGGCCAAATTCTCGACAACCATCAAGTTGGATCCCAACGACATCAGCAAGCTGTACGTCAGGGATCCGGTGTCTGGCGCCTGGCTTTGCGTACCCAGTTGCCGCCCGGAGTACACGACTGGTCTGTCCATCGTGCAGCACAAGGCCATCCGAGCAAGGGTCAAAGGTGATCTCAACCAAAGGAACGCCGATGAGATGCTGATCCGATCGAAGCTCGAGCTCATAGACGAATGGAACACCCAGCACATCCGAGGACGGCGGCTCAAGCCAACCCAGCTGCGTGGTCTCGCGCAACTGACTTCCGGGCACGTTCTAGGACCAAAGCCAGAGCGCGGTCTGGCCGGAGGTGATTCTCAGCCGCGCTTGATCACCGAGTCTGAGCTCAGGCCGATGCCAACGGACATCCCTACGTTCGAACCTATAGCCCTCCGTCGTCGTGATGCGCGCTAA
- a CDS encoding DUF6998 domain-containing protein: MSDWDFLHEMRDKGYSAEDIADAAAVGYAPWDEAYLSKEWIDSELEDQLPDDANSVEPREQFRSRDGFPYSVLKQAEIFEDLVDCAARHFSNTGRYLQVWGELGEIYAELKFGLRRHGTHQAGSDGTIAGKRVEVKTISPEKGNDHVLVKRQGDFEQLLIVRINEDFQFTGKLIERSRLADGGGKFLRARM; encoded by the coding sequence ATGAGTGACTGGGATTTTCTGCATGAGATGCGCGACAAGGGCTACAGCGCCGAGGATATCGCCGACGCGGCCGCCGTCGGGTATGCACCTTGGGATGAGGCTTACCTGAGCAAGGAGTGGATCGACTCAGAACTCGAAGACCAGTTGCCGGACGACGCCAACTCAGTAGAGCCGCGAGAACAGTTTCGAAGCAGGGATGGATTCCCGTACTCGGTGCTGAAGCAGGCCGAAATCTTCGAAGACCTGGTGGATTGCGCTGCGCGCCACTTCAGCAATACTGGCAGATACCTTCAGGTGTGGGGCGAGCTCGGAGAGATCTACGCGGAGCTCAAGTTCGGGCTTCGCCGCCACGGAACCCATCAGGCCGGGTCTGATGGCACCATCGCCGGCAAGCGCGTCGAGGTCAAAACCATCTCGCCCGAGAAGGGCAACGACCACGTGCTCGTCAAGCGTCAAGGCGATTTCGAGCAGTTGCTGATCGTCCGTATCAACGAAGACTTCCAGTTCACGGGCAAGCTGATTGAGCGAAGCAGGCTCGCTGACGGCGGGGGAAAGTTTCTCAGAGCACGGATGTAG
- a CDS encoding CHAT domain-containing protein, whose translation MTTPQATQDVEDVRAAIAAAKLTRIYYFFPHAVQDMQRNSPLGWYSPGLLDAAGPFRLISAMPMDVREPHSSVTDVLVNRLGGITWPTLIPIQIDSFAAALDLLAAVFCVCVTTDPDVALVTDQIFAGRRTPVLHISSVGAPGRKPLAGVTAEVIAEYVRQVLDSLSARGEGKDFVKATRAMLTQAPRRKPKKHYLCVGHHNVTAPNELALAAFGYKFTRERAISRPIQELDGDPTKRYVTAICTSTDAILAERDQLLSAKVPGLVDHRLILAVASTYWGHFRQWRQLARSVDATDRHEFRRALASVIQAQTYFQQIQFDEDHEPVISRYQRMLSSMWATDLNALTAALGLMSSATLCPVVRLEPRLNQVRGDVIALAHCIRAQVGTHHAWKVARLTERLGAKARSLVNEEFLKRIDAPEKACIEGIKLVTDLPLELMPSNGIPIGLRFDTSRLSPFPGNLFWGTNMAPPVHLPVSAFHNVLIIRSFSDDDPIRCVLEQALETFAGGGFTHVKYRFVDVSTEAEFIETIQAFDGAVMIFDGHGRYDTDLGMGSLVVGGAPLDMWALKRKCQLPPVVMFSACDTQPIDGSHSSVATAALACGARAVLATMFPVNAKDSALMLARTLYRLDAFLPFAVKIFPMLTWRHVVSGMLRMSHTTESARSLDKRAHLGLTEGAFRRIQLVANNTINSWNPAWHRKWIEAIAAEAQRTPGEIEALLVKHVGLTESMRYVQLGIPERIYITP comes from the coding sequence TTGACGACGCCTCAAGCCACACAAGATGTAGAAGATGTCCGAGCGGCCATAGCAGCGGCGAAGCTGACGCGGATCTACTACTTCTTCCCGCATGCAGTGCAGGACATGCAGCGGAATAGCCCGCTCGGGTGGTACTCACCGGGCCTGCTTGACGCTGCAGGTCCGTTCAGGCTGATCAGTGCGATGCCGATGGATGTTCGAGAACCCCACTCGAGCGTGACCGACGTCCTGGTGAACCGCCTTGGCGGTATTACGTGGCCGACGCTGATCCCAATCCAGATCGACTCGTTTGCAGCGGCCCTGGATCTGCTGGCCGCCGTCTTTTGCGTCTGTGTCACAACCGATCCGGATGTCGCGCTCGTGACCGACCAGATCTTCGCTGGCCGACGCACACCAGTTCTCCACATTTCTTCCGTCGGCGCGCCGGGCCGTAAGCCGCTAGCCGGTGTCACGGCGGAAGTGATCGCTGAGTACGTGAGGCAAGTTCTCGATTCGCTCTCCGCGAGAGGGGAAGGCAAGGATTTCGTCAAAGCCACCAGAGCGATGCTCACGCAGGCCCCGCGTCGGAAGCCGAAGAAACACTACCTGTGTGTCGGCCATCACAACGTCACCGCGCCTAACGAGCTTGCCCTGGCCGCCTTCGGCTACAAGTTTACCCGCGAGCGCGCGATCTCTCGGCCAATTCAGGAGCTTGATGGCGATCCAACGAAACGCTACGTGACGGCGATTTGCACCTCGACGGATGCGATTCTTGCCGAGCGCGATCAACTGCTCAGCGCAAAGGTGCCTGGTCTTGTTGATCACCGGTTGATCTTGGCCGTCGCCAGCACGTACTGGGGGCATTTCAGACAGTGGAGGCAACTGGCGCGTAGCGTCGATGCAACCGACCGCCACGAGTTCCGCCGCGCGCTCGCATCCGTCATCCAAGCGCAAACCTACTTCCAGCAGATCCAGTTTGACGAGGACCACGAGCCAGTCATCTCCCGATATCAGCGAATGTTGAGCTCGATGTGGGCCACTGATTTGAACGCACTCACGGCAGCGTTAGGCCTCATGTCCAGCGCAACGCTCTGCCCGGTCGTGCGGCTAGAGCCACGACTGAATCAGGTCAGAGGCGACGTCATTGCCTTGGCCCATTGCATTCGAGCGCAGGTTGGCACACACCATGCGTGGAAGGTTGCGCGGCTGACAGAACGTCTTGGCGCGAAGGCGCGCTCGCTTGTCAACGAAGAATTTCTCAAGCGAATCGACGCGCCAGAGAAGGCTTGCATCGAAGGCATCAAGCTCGTCACAGACCTACCGTTGGAGCTCATGCCGTCGAACGGAATTCCAATTGGTCTGCGGTTCGACACGTCTCGGCTTTCGCCGTTCCCCGGCAACTTGTTCTGGGGTACGAACATGGCCCCACCGGTGCATCTCCCGGTCTCGGCCTTCCATAACGTGCTGATCATCAGATCGTTCAGCGATGACGACCCTATCCGCTGTGTGCTTGAACAGGCCTTGGAGACGTTTGCCGGTGGCGGATTCACGCATGTGAAGTACCGCTTCGTAGACGTCAGCACTGAGGCCGAGTTCATAGAGACGATTCAGGCTTTCGACGGTGCTGTCATGATTTTTGACGGGCATGGTCGCTATGACACCGACCTTGGGATGGGAAGCCTAGTCGTCGGTGGGGCACCCTTGGACATGTGGGCTCTCAAGCGCAAGTGCCAGTTGCCGCCGGTGGTCATGTTCAGCGCATGCGATACCCAACCCATCGATGGTAGCCATAGCTCCGTCGCGACTGCTGCGCTAGCGTGCGGCGCCAGGGCCGTGTTGGCGACCATGTTTCCGGTCAACGCCAAGGACTCCGCCCTTATGCTGGCACGAACCCTCTACCGGTTAGACGCGTTCCTTCCCTTCGCGGTCAAGATATTCCCCATGCTCACGTGGCGCCACGTAGTGTCAGGCATGCTCCGGATGAGCCACACGACAGAATCCGCGAGGTCGCTCGACAAGCGTGCGCATCTCGGCCTGACAGAGGGCGCGTTCCGGCGGATTCAACTGGTCGCAAACAACACGATCAACTCCTGGAACCCTGCCTGGCACAGAAAATGGATTGAGGCGATAGCAGCTGAAGCTCAGCGGACGCCTGGCGAGATCGAGGCCTTACTTGTCAAGCACGTCGGTCTTACCGAGTCGATGAGGTACGTCCAGCTTGGCATCCCTGAGCGGATCTATATCACACCCTAG
- a CDS encoding HDOD domain-containing protein yields the protein MSDQPTAPASVPRPHQALTRPLPDLAAWTSHLRGMEIPVLASTAEQLEIWRANEDAADAHLLGEILNKDPLMTLKLLAHAASQRSSRLLTDAETVTAALVLLGITPFFKAFGPQPTVEDRLADRPDAMAGLQRVLHRAERAARFALGFAAHRADPDAEVIHSAALLHDFSEMLMWCEAPDLALEVLHRQQADSTLRSVAVQREVLHVELGDLEQTLMKAWRLPELLTHITDDKKGNDPQVRCVTLAVRLARHTSERWENPAVPDDLVEIGSLLNLSPAHTLKLVHELDGVI from the coding sequence ATGAGCGACCAGCCCACTGCCCCTGCATCTGTGCCCCGTCCGCATCAGGCGTTGACCCGGCCACTGCCCGATCTGGCGGCCTGGACCTCGCATCTCCGCGGCATGGAGATCCCGGTGCTGGCGAGCACCGCCGAGCAGCTGGAAATCTGGCGCGCGAATGAGGACGCCGCCGATGCCCATCTGCTCGGAGAGATCCTCAACAAGGATCCACTGATGACCCTGAAGCTGCTGGCGCATGCGGCGTCGCAGCGCTCCAGCCGGCTGCTGACCGACGCCGAGACGGTCACCGCCGCGCTGGTGCTGCTGGGCATCACCCCCTTCTTCAAAGCGTTCGGGCCGCAACCGACGGTCGAGGACCGACTGGCCGATCGCCCCGATGCGATGGCCGGTCTGCAACGTGTTCTGCACCGTGCCGAGCGCGCGGCCCGATTCGCGCTGGGTTTCGCGGCGCATCGCGCCGATCCCGATGCGGAGGTGATCCACAGCGCCGCGCTGCTGCATGACTTCTCCGAGATGCTGATGTGGTGCGAAGCGCCGGACCTGGCGCTGGAAGTGCTGCATCGCCAGCAGGCGGATTCGACCCTGCGCAGCGTGGCGGTGCAGCGGGAGGTGCTGCATGTGGAGCTGGGCGATCTGGAACAGACGCTGATGAAGGCCTGGCGCCTGCCCGAACTGCTGACCCACATTACCGACGACAAGAAGGGCAATGACCCGCAGGTCCGCTGCGTGACGTTGGCCGTCCGGCTGGCTCGGCACACGTCGGAGCGTTGGGAGAATCCCGCCGTCCCGGATGATCTGGTCGAGATCGGGTCGCTGTTGAATCTCTCGCCCGCGCACACCTTGAAGCTGGTCCACGAGTTGGACGGCGTGATCTGA
- a CDS encoding TniQ family protein yields MTGLPLKPPPANEESAAGYMLRLLAANGASLRELRANRSVTSSDLSSQLASLAGVAPEWFRHRLPTALISDGWLEVEIFGMRWREPWLLRGTRHQVCAACLSERGFASRAWDLIAYPACHIHHVVLQDRCIRCGGAIRDDRPALAVCSCGAVLGYADAESVPAAPDVVAWCARMASALELEFHCASADPFGFERWFGGTSPDGAYRLVLAFAGGDQAFRHALIASQRSWLPSSAAHDLIHRGLDGLRRTTPRPSSERQAIVDALAEQQLAGITHWDRAIAGKELSRLALRPRRRLDGSRAASQLSLFDPERP; encoded by the coding sequence GTGACGGGCCTTCCGCTAAAGCCGCCACCGGCCAACGAGGAGTCTGCAGCGGGCTACATGCTCCGGTTGCTTGCCGCCAATGGCGCGTCTCTTCGCGAACTGCGCGCTAACCGAAGCGTCACCTCAAGCGACCTGTCATCCCAGCTGGCCAGCTTGGCCGGAGTCGCGCCTGAGTGGTTTCGGCACAGACTGCCGACCGCCTTGATCAGTGACGGCTGGCTTGAGGTCGAGATCTTCGGTATGCGATGGCGCGAACCATGGCTATTGAGAGGGACAAGGCATCAAGTGTGCGCAGCCTGCTTGTCAGAGCGCGGCTTCGCGTCCAGGGCATGGGACTTGATTGCATATCCAGCGTGCCACATCCACCACGTCGTGCTGCAGGACCGATGCATCCGCTGCGGCGGAGCGATCCGAGACGATCGCCCTGCGTTGGCTGTCTGCAGTTGCGGGGCGGTTCTTGGCTACGCCGACGCCGAGTCCGTTCCTGCGGCACCCGATGTCGTGGCCTGGTGCGCAAGGATGGCCTCGGCCCTAGAGCTCGAGTTCCACTGCGCCTCAGCAGACCCATTCGGCTTCGAAAGATGGTTCGGAGGCACGAGTCCTGATGGTGCATATCGGCTTGTTTTAGCGTTCGCAGGAGGGGACCAGGCCTTCCGCCATGCCCTCATAGCCTCGCAGAGATCTTGGCTCCCTTCGTCAGCGGCGCACGACCTTATCCATCGCGGCTTGGATGGCCTTCGTCGGACGACCCCGCGGCCAAGTTCGGAACGACAGGCCATCGTTGACGCCCTTGCGGAACAGCAGTTGGCGGGCATCACCCATTGGGACCGAGCGATCGCGGGAAAGGAGCTATCCCGTTTGGCACTGCGCCCGCGCCGCAGGCTTGATGGGTCGCGCGCCGCATCCCAACTCAGCCTATTTGATCCGGAGCGCCCTTGA
- a CDS encoding Tn7 transposase TnsA N-terminal domain-containing protein: MKPARTVIHRSPHRKVGAIHAPWFQPEPIHYESDLERGAVEVMLLMPMARQIRHQPMTLNYELDGGLHRYTPDFQVTFVDGQEIVVEVKAERFVDEHRGKFDRCASQLLSGGIDFFVCTDLSLDDERIGRACALRDAARRAAPPEAVSTLLRWVQEAGRLQIGESLEAGIDLRVVMHAVGRRLLTVGPELDLASVNWLQLMEPEDGDLCCSSWLGSARWTENMAL, from the coding sequence ATGAAACCCGCGCGCACGGTCATTCACAGAAGCCCCCATCGGAAGGTCGGGGCTATCCACGCGCCCTGGTTTCAGCCCGAGCCGATTCACTACGAATCCGATCTGGAGAGGGGGGCCGTGGAAGTGATGTTGCTGATGCCTATGGCCAGGCAGATCCGCCATCAACCCATGACCTTGAACTACGAGCTCGATGGTGGCCTTCACCGGTACACCCCCGATTTTCAGGTCACCTTTGTCGATGGGCAGGAGATCGTGGTCGAGGTCAAAGCCGAACGCTTCGTCGATGAGCACCGGGGGAAGTTTGATCGGTGTGCATCTCAGTTGTTGTCCGGCGGAATCGACTTCTTCGTGTGCACCGACTTGTCCCTCGACGACGAGCGTATCGGGCGTGCCTGCGCACTTCGCGATGCCGCCCGACGCGCCGCACCGCCAGAGGCGGTGTCGACCCTTCTTCGATGGGTTCAAGAGGCCGGCCGGCTCCAGATCGGCGAGTCGCTTGAAGCGGGCATCGATCTCAGAGTCGTCATGCACGCAGTCGGAAGGCGCCTGCTGACCGTCGGCCCCGAGTTGGATCTGGCATCTGTGAATTGGCTCCAACTCATGGAGCCGGAAGATGGGGATCTATGTTGTAGCAGTTGGCTTGGTAGTGCGCGATGGACAGAGAACATGGCGCTTTGA
- a CDS encoding TPMT family class I SAM-dependent methyltransferase, with amino-acid sequence MAGPDSAFWQQRFETGQTGWDRGGPHPQLTAWLEAGLLRTGDRIAVPGCGRGHELVVLAGAGLEVTGLDYTPAAVEIARATLAEAHLAGRVEQVDVLAWRPDHALDLVYEQTCLCALHPDHWTAYAEQLQRWLKPGGRLLALFMQARHDASEQGEIIGPPYHCDIHAMRALFPLALWKWPAPPYVQRRHDRGWFELAVVLERR; translated from the coding sequence ATGGCGGGCCCCGATTCGGCGTTCTGGCAGCAACGCTTCGAGACTGGCCAGACCGGCTGGGATCGTGGCGGCCCTCATCCGCAGTTGACGGCCTGGCTGGAGGCCGGGCTGCTTCGGACCGGTGATCGCATCGCGGTGCCGGGTTGTGGCCGCGGCCATGAGCTCGTGGTGCTGGCCGGCGCAGGGCTTGAGGTCACCGGACTGGACTACACCCCCGCCGCGGTGGAGATTGCCCGCGCGACGCTGGCCGAGGCTCATCTTGCCGGCCGCGTGGAGCAGGTCGACGTGCTGGCTTGGCGGCCGGATCATGCGCTCGACCTGGTCTATGAGCAGACCTGCCTGTGTGCGCTGCATCCCGATCATTGGACGGCCTATGCCGAACAGTTGCAGCGCTGGCTCAAGCCGGGCGGTCGGCTGTTGGCCCTGTTCATGCAGGCTCGGCACGACGCGTCAGAGCAGGGCGAGATCATCGGCCCGCCCTACCATTGCGACATTCACGCCATGCGGGCGCTGTTTCCGCTGGCGCTTTGGAAATGGCCTGCGCCGCCGTATGTGCAGCGGCGACACGACCGCGGATGGTTCGAGCTGGCGGTGGTGCTCGAGCGCCGCTGA
- a CDS encoding TIGR02391 family protein, translating into MAEQLFAQSELEAVLRFCRAEFVADNYFHAVLEAAKSIADKLRTTTGLTDDGGKLVDAALGGSTPELAINGLETDSQRSEQAGFANLIKGTFGMFRIPVAHEAWILWTMSKEGAEDLLSLASLIHRRLDAAR; encoded by the coding sequence ATGGCAGAACAATTGTTTGCGCAGAGCGAGCTGGAGGCCGTCCTGCGCTTCTGCCGTGCGGAGTTCGTCGCCGACAACTACTTCCATGCCGTGCTGGAGGCGGCCAAGAGCATCGCCGACAAGCTGCGCACTACGACTGGCCTGACCGACGATGGCGGAAAACTGGTGGACGCCGCGCTAGGTGGTTCGACACCAGAGCTAGCGATAAATGGGCTTGAGACCGACAGCCAGCGTAGCGAGCAGGCAGGGTTCGCGAATCTGATCAAGGGTACGTTCGGGATGTTCCGGATCCCTGTCGCGCACGAGGCATGGATTTTGTGGACTATGAGCAAAGAGGGCGCCGAAGACCTCCTGTCGCTGGCATCACTGATCCATCGGCGCCTTGACGCCGCGCGCTGA
- a CDS encoding DNA-binding protein, translating into MPRFTTNDLARVREDFYLRGETVAGWARRHGFSANIVYHVLRGSCQALHGDGHRVAVALGLKASLLGNTEIPQQQESTM; encoded by the coding sequence ATGCCCAGATTCACCACCAACGACCTTGCTCGCGTGAGAGAAGACTTCTATCTGCGAGGTGAGACCGTCGCGGGCTGGGCTCGCAGGCATGGATTCTCCGCAAACATCGTGTATCACGTGCTTCGCGGCAGTTGCCAAGCTCTGCACGGCGACGGTCACCGCGTCGCCGTGGCGCTCGGCCTCAAGGCGAGCCTGCTAGGAAACACAGAAATTCCACAACAGCAGGAGAGCACCATGTAG
- a CDS encoding TniQ family protein, with protein MERSNGSGSTADSIRQLLRELGAVPKPAPFESPSSWLTRIALSQGVSVQALSRSLNLSSRVGDFDLHFAQSVGVAPKDSQTLRALPPSLAIFWALHEPRRKTSRHLLYPCASGERSRAVYRFCPQCLAQCSSRAFPAHWRFRVYRMCVHHRCLLEDRCQACSALVMLPVSPTIVSITSSYQTARVASLAYCRRCGASLLPHSGHSPNEPQKAECSDDTLQRWWDASTKIHRLLCTDSLPIDLELPYESPPIKEKSTRPKQPSRPSKSLLDSLPYPVRLPRRTV; from the coding sequence ATGGAGCGGTCGAACGGTTCTGGATCAACGGCGGACTCGATCCGACAGTTGCTGCGAGAGCTCGGAGCCGTCCCAAAGCCGGCGCCGTTCGAGTCACCTAGCTCTTGGCTCACACGCATCGCCTTATCGCAAGGCGTCAGCGTTCAAGCTCTCTCGCGGTCACTGAATTTATCGTCACGGGTAGGAGACTTTGATCTCCACTTCGCGCAATCTGTAGGAGTCGCCCCCAAGGACTCTCAAACGCTGCGAGCGCTCCCGCCATCTCTTGCAATTTTCTGGGCACTCCATGAGCCTCGACGGAAGACCTCTCGCCATCTCCTCTATCCGTGCGCATCAGGAGAGCGATCACGGGCTGTCTACCGATTTTGTCCTCAGTGCTTGGCACAGTGTTCCAGCCGGGCGTTCCCTGCGCATTGGCGCTTCCGCGTATACCGCATGTGTGTTCACCACCGATGCCTGCTAGAGGATCGGTGCCAGGCTTGCAGCGCATTAGTCATGCTCCCAGTCAGCCCAACGATAGTCAGCATAACAAGCTCCTATCAGACGGCGCGTGTGGCCAGCCTGGCGTACTGCCGCCGATGCGGCGCGTCGCTGCTTCCGCATTCAGGACACAGTCCGAATGAACCGCAGAAGGCCGAGTGCTCAGACGACACGCTTCAGCGCTGGTGGGATGCGAGCACCAAGATCCATCGACTTCTTTGCACGGATAGTCTTCCGATCGATCTAGAGCTTCCGTACGAGAGCCCACCAATCAAGGAAAAGTCGACACGGCCCAAGCAACCAAGCCGACCATCCAAGTCGCTGCTCGACAGTCTTCCCTATCCAGTGCGACTTCCAAGACGGACTGTTTGA